One Polynucleobacter sp. MG-5-Ahmo-C2 genomic window carries:
- the ndk gene encoding nucleoside-diphosphate kinase produces the protein MAIERTLSIIKPDAVAKNVIGKIYDRFESAGLKIVASRMAHLSQVEAEQFYGVHKDRPFFKDLVNFMISGPVMIQVLQGEGAIAKNRDLMGATDPKKADKGTIRADFADSIDANAVHGSDAPETAAVEVAFFFPGMNVFNR, from the coding sequence ATGGCAATTGAACGCACCCTTTCTATTATCAAACCTGATGCTGTCGCTAAAAACGTCATCGGCAAAATCTATGACCGTTTTGAATCCGCTGGTTTGAAGATCGTTGCTTCCAGAATGGCGCACCTGTCACAAGTTGAGGCTGAGCAATTCTATGGCGTTCATAAAGATCGTCCTTTCTTCAAAGATTTGGTGAACTTCATGATTTCTGGCCCTGTGATGATTCAGGTATTGCAAGGCGAAGGCGCTATTGCTAAGAATCGTGATTTGATGGGTGCTACCGATCCTAAGAAAGCAGACAAAGGCACAATCCGTGCTGATTTTGCTGACAGCATTGATGCAAATGCTGTTCACGGTTCGGATGCTCCTGAAACAGCTGCTGTGGAAGTTGCTTTCTTCTTCCCTGGTATGAATGTTTTCAATCGTTAA